A region of Microbacterium suwonense DNA encodes the following proteins:
- the rplL gene encoding 50S ribosomal protein L7/L12 has product MAKLTTEELLEQFAGLTLVELSEFVKAFEEKFDVTAAAPVAVAGAAGGAGEAAAEEEKDSFDVILEAAGDKKIQVIKAVRELTSLGLGEAKAVVDGAPKAVLEGANKEAAEKAKEVLEAAGATVTLK; this is encoded by the coding sequence ATGGCGAAGCTCACCACTGAGGAGCTGCTGGAGCAGTTTGCTGGCCTTACCCTTGTCGAGCTCAGCGAGTTCGTGAAGGCGTTCGAGGAGAAGTTCGACGTCACCGCTGCCGCCCCCGTCGCCGTTGCCGGCGCTGCCGGTGGCGCAGGCGAGGCCGCTGCCGAGGAGGAGAAGGACTCGTTCGACGTCATCCTCGAGGCTGCCGGCGACAAGAAGATCCAGGTCATCAAGGCTGTCCGCGAGCTCACCTCGCTCGGCCTCGGCGAGGCCAAGGCCGTCGTCGACGGTGCCCCCAAGGCCGTCCTGGAGGGCGCCAACAAGGAGGCCGCCGAGAAGGCCAAGGAGGTCCTCGAGGCCGCTGGAGCCACGGTCACCCTCAAGTAA
- a CDS encoding LacI family DNA-binding transcriptional regulator, producing the protein MDGIIAVGIQPSARELERLVQVDSPLVSVGAYREHTSAVSIDDAAAARIATEHLIDLGHRDIVFLCGRADAATHAYGDEQRRAGYRSAMTAADLESHIRFAEGAPTMPGGYEAGVRMLGDRQHRPTAVLAVCDEAAIGAMIAARRLGLSVPAELSIVGIDDHEHAEMFTLTTVRQQPRAQGRAAVELLRQHIKAPDAASVQRVLPSELVVRASTAVPRA; encoded by the coding sequence CTGGACGGCATCATCGCCGTCGGCATCCAGCCCAGCGCCCGCGAACTCGAGCGGCTCGTGCAGGTCGATTCGCCCCTGGTGAGCGTCGGCGCCTACCGGGAGCACACCAGCGCCGTCTCGATCGACGACGCCGCCGCCGCGCGCATCGCGACCGAGCACCTCATCGACCTCGGGCACCGCGACATCGTCTTCCTCTGCGGACGGGCGGATGCCGCGACCCATGCCTACGGCGACGAGCAGCGACGCGCCGGCTACCGATCGGCGATGACCGCGGCCGATCTGGAATCGCACATCAGATTCGCCGAAGGGGCGCCGACCATGCCCGGCGGCTACGAGGCAGGGGTGCGGATGCTGGGCGACCGCCAGCATCGCCCCACGGCCGTGCTCGCCGTCTGCGACGAGGCTGCGATCGGCGCCATGATCGCCGCGCGGCGGCTCGGCCTGTCTGTGCCTGCCGAGCTCAGCATCGTCGGCATCGACGATCATGAGCATGCTGAGATGTTCACCCTCACGACGGTCCGGCAGCAGCCGCGCGCCCAGGGCCGGGCCGCCGTCGAGCTGCTGCGCCAGCACATCAAGGCGCCGGATGCGGCATCCGTGCAGCGCGTGCTGCCCTCCGAACTCGTCGTGCGCGCATCGACGGCCGTTCCCCGTGCATAG
- a CDS encoding LacI family DNA-binding transcriptional regulator — translation MSTIADVAARAGVSKATASRALSGGGYVSDAARTRVLTAASELDYIAHSSAMSLATGRSLSVGVILPALDRWFFTELLAGIQDELLASGLDLVLYGIGEGTAERARLFEKVLPAGAWTASSPSASSPAPANSSGSCRSIRPW, via the coding sequence ATGAGCACGATCGCCGATGTCGCCGCGCGCGCCGGCGTCTCCAAAGCCACAGCCAGTCGCGCCCTCAGCGGCGGCGGCTACGTCTCGGATGCCGCACGCACCAGGGTGCTGACCGCTGCGAGCGAGCTGGACTACATCGCGCACTCCTCGGCGATGAGCTTGGCGACCGGTCGCTCGCTGTCTGTCGGGGTGATCCTGCCGGCACTGGACCGCTGGTTCTTCACAGAGCTGCTCGCCGGCATCCAGGACGAGCTGCTGGCATCCGGCCTGGATCTCGTGCTGTACGGCATCGGCGAGGGCACCGCCGAACGAGCGCGCCTCTTCGAGAAGGTACTCCCCGCCGGCGCCTGGACGGCATCATCGCCGTCGGCATCCAGCCCAGCGCCCGCGAACTCGAGCGGCTCGTGCAGGTCGATTCGCCCCTGGTGA
- a CDS encoding ABC transporter substrate-binding protein, giving the protein MALSQRYRLLAPLALVGAAAIALTGCAEATPGGGNGDSDGKTTIRISGGITGSEAEDLNKSFEQFTKDTGIKVEYTGDKSFEGNIVTKVTGGDAPDIAIVPQPGLLKTLVETGKVKEAPDSVSKAVDENWSEDWKNYGTFDGTFYAAPMLANLKGYIWYSPQKFKEWGVEVPKTWDEMISLTDTIREKTGDAPWCAGFFSDAASGWPGTDWIEDMVLRQSGPEVYDKWIDGDVKFTDPEIKEAFDAVGSILKNPDYVNAGFGGVKSINSTAFGDVAAKVADGTCALTHQASFLSANFLDVKNADGETPTVDPDGDVYAFLMPGVKEGELSVEGGGEFVASFNADPSTVKVLEFMASPEFADARVELGGVLSANKNADPSLASSEFLQEAMKIMQDDNTTFRFDASDLMPSTVGSGSFWKGMVDWIDGKSTDEVLANIQAGYEN; this is encoded by the coding sequence ATGGCTTTGTCACAGCGATACCGCCTTCTCGCTCCCCTCGCTCTGGTCGGTGCGGCTGCGATCGCCCTGACCGGGTGCGCGGAAGCGACACCGGGCGGCGGCAACGGCGACAGCGACGGCAAGACGACGATCCGCATCTCCGGCGGCATCACCGGCTCGGAGGCCGAAGACCTCAACAAGTCGTTCGAGCAGTTCACCAAGGACACCGGCATCAAGGTCGAGTACACCGGTGACAAGAGCTTCGAGGGCAACATCGTCACCAAGGTGACCGGTGGCGACGCGCCCGACATCGCGATCGTCCCGCAGCCCGGCCTGCTGAAGACCCTGGTCGAGACCGGCAAGGTCAAGGAGGCGCCGGACAGCGTCTCGAAGGCAGTCGACGAGAACTGGTCCGAAGACTGGAAGAACTACGGCACCTTCGACGGCACGTTCTACGCGGCGCCGATGCTCGCCAACCTCAAGGGCTACATCTGGTACTCGCCGCAGAAGTTCAAGGAGTGGGGCGTCGAGGTTCCCAAGACCTGGGACGAGATGATCTCGCTCACCGACACGATCCGCGAGAAGACGGGTGACGCACCCTGGTGCGCCGGATTCTTCTCCGATGCGGCCTCCGGCTGGCCGGGAACCGACTGGATCGAGGACATGGTTCTGCGCCAGTCCGGCCCCGAGGTCTACGACAAGTGGATCGACGGCGACGTGAAGTTCACCGACCCCGAGATCAAGGAGGCGTTCGACGCCGTCGGCTCGATCCTGAAGAACCCGGACTACGTCAACGCCGGGTTCGGTGGAGTCAAGAGCATCAACTCGACGGCGTTCGGTGACGTGGCGGCCAAGGTGGCCGACGGCACCTGCGCACTGACCCACCAGGCGTCGTTCCTGTCGGCGAACTTCCTCGACGTGAAGAACGCCGATGGCGAGACCCCGACGGTCGACCCCGACGGTGACGTCTACGCGTTCCTGATGCCGGGTGTCAAGGAGGGCGAGCTGAGCGTCGAGGGCGGTGGCGAGTTCGTCGCCAGCTTCAACGCCGACCCGTCCACCGTCAAGGTGCTCGAGTTCATGGCCTCGCCCGAGTTCGCCGACGCTCGCGTTGAGCTGGGCGGCGTGCTCTCCGCAAACAAGAACGCCGACCCGAGCCTGGCCTCGAGCGAGTTCCTGCAGGAAGCCATGAAGATCATGCAGGACGACAACACCACCTTCCGCTTCGACGCATCCGATCTGATGCCGTCCACGGTCGGCTCGGGCTCGTTCTGGAAGGGCATGGTCGACTGGATCGACGGCAAGTCCACCGACGAGGTGCTCGCCAACATCCAGGCGGGTTACGAGAACTGA
- a CDS encoding carbohydrate ABC transporter permease — translation MTATEAVVLDGRSKRQIERETRRNEAIAHKKLTSKGATLAAVIIAFFWTIPTFGLLVTSFRPGADTQSTGWWTAFTDPAFTLENYFEALTAGGTSTTLAVAFVNSLAITIPATVFPIALASLAAYAFAWIDFKGRNLLFVFVFALQIVPLQMALVPLLSLFSTGLTLGDVVVFPGFTLNDLDYSFARVWIAHAIFALPLATFMLHNFISEIPGDIVEAARVDGAGHGQVFFRIILPLAMPAIASFGIFQFLWVWNDLLVATIFASPGALPITQALNSLSGTWGNRWFLQSAGTFISIIVPLIVFFALQRFFVRGLLAGATKG, via the coding sequence ATGACCGCCACAGAAGCCGTCGTCCTGGACGGTCGCAGCAAGCGTCAGATCGAACGCGAGACCCGCCGCAACGAGGCCATCGCCCACAAGAAGCTCACGTCGAAGGGCGCCACGCTCGCCGCGGTGATCATCGCCTTCTTCTGGACGATTCCCACCTTCGGGCTGCTCGTCACCTCGTTCCGCCCCGGTGCGGACACACAGTCGACCGGCTGGTGGACCGCCTTCACCGATCCCGCGTTCACGCTAGAGAACTACTTCGAGGCGCTGACCGCCGGTGGAACGTCGACGACGCTGGCCGTCGCGTTCGTGAACTCCCTCGCGATCACCATCCCGGCCACGGTGTTCCCGATCGCCCTCGCCTCGCTGGCCGCCTACGCGTTCGCGTGGATCGACTTCAAGGGCCGCAACCTGCTGTTCGTGTTCGTGTTCGCGCTGCAGATCGTGCCGCTGCAGATGGCCCTGGTGCCGCTGCTGAGCCTGTTCTCCACCGGACTCACGCTGGGCGATGTGGTGGTGTTCCCCGGGTTCACGCTGAACGACCTGGACTACAGCTTCGCCCGGGTGTGGATCGCGCACGCGATCTTCGCGCTGCCGCTGGCCACGTTCATGCTGCACAACTTCATCTCCGAGATCCCCGGCGACATCGTCGAGGCGGCCCGGGTGGACGGCGCCGGTCACGGCCAGGTGTTCTTCCGCATCATCCTGCCGCTGGCGATGCCGGCGATCGCCTCGTTCGGCATCTTCCAGTTCCTGTGGGTGTGGAACGATCTGCTGGTCGCGACCATCTTCGCCTCGCCGGGGGCCCTGCCGATCACCCAGGCGCTGAACTCGCTGTCCGGAACCTGGGGCAACAGGTGGTTCCTGCAGTCGGCGGGTACGTTCATCTCGATCATCGTGCCGCTGATCGTGTTCTTCGCGCTGCAGCGCTTCTTCGTCCGCGGCCTGCTGGCCGGCGCGACGAAGGGCTGA
- a CDS encoding cystathionine beta-synthase, with product MRYAENIVDLVGDTPLVKLNRVTDGIACTVLVKLEYLNPGGSAKDRIATRIIDAAEASGQLRPGGTIVEPTSGNTGVGLALVAQQRGYRCVFVVPDKVGQDKIDVLRAYGAEVVVTPTSVPADSPESYYSVSDRLARDIPGAFKPNQYENPNGPRSHYETTGPEIWRDTDGRITHFVAGVGTGGTITGTGRYLREVSDGGVRIVGVDPEGSVYSGGTGRPYLVEGVGEDIWPGAYDPQVPHEIVAVTDAEAFAMTRRLAREEGVLVGGSSGMAVVGALRVAQNLPADAVMVVLLPDGGRGYLGKIFNDSWMRSYGFSEVQEEETVADVLAARDTVVKQKQPTGRSIPALVHTHPDETVLEAIGIMSEYAVSQLVVLSAEPPVMMGEVLGAVDEKGLLDRLFRGEAQPSDPVRAHVAAPLPLVGIHATVAQARAALADADALLVTSGGRPHTVLTRQDLLAYLAR from the coding sequence ATGCGCTATGCCGAGAACATCGTCGACCTGGTCGGCGACACGCCCCTGGTCAAGCTCAACCGGGTGACCGACGGCATCGCCTGCACCGTGCTCGTCAAGCTCGAGTACCTGAACCCCGGCGGCTCCGCCAAGGACCGCATCGCGACGCGCATCATCGACGCTGCCGAGGCCTCGGGCCAGCTGCGGCCGGGCGGCACGATCGTCGAGCCCACCAGCGGCAACACCGGCGTCGGCCTGGCTCTGGTGGCACAGCAGCGCGGCTACCGCTGCGTGTTCGTCGTGCCCGACAAGGTCGGACAGGACAAGATCGACGTGCTGCGTGCGTACGGCGCCGAGGTGGTCGTCACGCCGACATCCGTCCCTGCCGACAGCCCGGAGTCGTACTACAGCGTCAGCGACCGGCTCGCACGAGACATCCCGGGCGCCTTCAAGCCGAACCAGTACGAGAACCCGAACGGCCCGCGCAGCCACTACGAGACCACCGGTCCGGAGATCTGGCGCGACACCGACGGCCGGATCACCCACTTCGTCGCCGGCGTCGGCACCGGGGGGACGATCACCGGCACTGGGCGGTACCTGCGAGAGGTCTCCGACGGCGGCGTGCGCATCGTCGGTGTGGATCCCGAGGGCAGCGTCTACTCCGGCGGCACCGGACGGCCGTACCTCGTGGAGGGCGTGGGGGAGGACATCTGGCCGGGGGCGTACGACCCGCAGGTGCCGCACGAGATCGTCGCGGTGACGGATGCCGAGGCCTTCGCCATGACCCGCCGACTCGCCCGAGAAGAGGGCGTCCTCGTCGGCGGATCCAGCGGCATGGCGGTGGTCGGAGCGCTGCGCGTCGCGCAGAACCTGCCCGCGGATGCCGTGATGGTGGTGCTGCTACCCGACGGCGGGCGCGGCTACCTCGGCAAGATCTTCAATGACTCGTGGATGCGGTCCTACGGCTTCAGCGAGGTGCAGGAGGAAGAGACCGTGGCCGATGTGCTGGCCGCGCGGGACACCGTCGTCAAGCAGAAGCAGCCCACCGGCCGCAGCATCCCCGCGCTCGTGCACACGCACCCCGACGAGACCGTGCTGGAGGCGATCGGCATCATGTCGGAGTACGCCGTCTCGCAGCTGGTCGTGCTCAGTGCCGAGCCGCCGGTGATGATGGGAGAGGTGCTCGGCGCGGTCGACGAGAAGGGGCTGTTGGATCGGCTGTTCCGCGGGGAGGCGCAGCCGAGCGATCCGGTTCGCGCGCATGTCGCCGCGCCCCTTCCGCTGGTCGGCATCCACGCCACGGTCGCGCAGGCGCGCGCAGCGCTGGCCGATGCGGATGCCCTGCTCGTCACGAGCGGGGGACGCCCGCACACGGTGCTCACCCGGCAGGACCTGCTGGCCTATCTGGCCCGATGA
- a CDS encoding cystathionine gamma-synthase, which translates to MTDRAFATRAIHAGQQPDPLTGAIIPPIYQASTHVQDGIGGYRGGFEYNRAGNPTRSSLETQLAALEGGASALSFASGLAAEDALLRGILRPGDHVLLGNDVYGGTYRLLTKVLAPWGIETTTVDLQSADAVRAAVRPETKIVWLETPSNPLLKIVDIAVIAEAAHTAGAILVVDNTFASPALQQPLALGADVVVHSTTKYLGGHSDVLGGAVVFGDDRFVEQVKFQQFAVGAVSAPLDAWLTTRGIKTLAVRVRQHSENAQAIAEWAASRPEFADVFYPGLASHPGHEIAARQMSGFGGMLSLGLSAGPAAARAFAESTSVFQLAESLGGVESLIGYPPEMTHASVRGTALAVPENIVRLSVGIEDVADLIADLEEGLARIAAS; encoded by the coding sequence ATGACCGACCGCGCCTTCGCCACTCGAGCCATCCACGCCGGGCAGCAGCCTGATCCGCTCACCGGCGCGATCATCCCGCCGATCTACCAGGCCTCCACGCACGTGCAGGACGGCATCGGCGGCTACCGTGGCGGCTTCGAGTACAACCGCGCGGGCAATCCGACCCGCTCCTCGCTGGAGACTCAGCTCGCCGCCCTTGAGGGCGGAGCGTCGGCGCTGTCGTTCGCCTCGGGCCTCGCCGCTGAGGACGCGCTGCTGCGCGGCATCCTCCGCCCCGGCGACCATGTGCTGCTCGGCAACGATGTGTACGGCGGAACCTATCGGCTGCTGACGAAGGTGCTCGCGCCGTGGGGGATCGAGACGACCACGGTCGATCTGCAGTCGGCGGATGCCGTGCGCGCCGCGGTGCGTCCTGAGACGAAGATCGTGTGGCTCGAGACGCCCAGCAACCCGCTGCTGAAGATCGTCGACATCGCCGTGATCGCTGAGGCGGCGCACACCGCGGGGGCGATCCTCGTGGTCGACAACACGTTCGCCTCGCCCGCACTGCAGCAGCCGCTCGCGCTCGGTGCCGATGTGGTGGTGCACTCCACGACCAAATACCTGGGCGGGCATTCCGACGTGCTCGGCGGTGCGGTGGTGTTCGGAGACGACCGCTTCGTGGAGCAGGTGAAGTTCCAGCAGTTCGCCGTCGGTGCGGTCTCGGCACCGCTGGATGCCTGGCTGACCACGCGCGGCATCAAGACGCTCGCCGTGCGGGTGCGCCAGCACAGCGAGAATGCGCAGGCGATCGCGGAGTGGGCTGCGTCACGCCCCGAGTTCGCCGACGTGTTCTACCCGGGGCTCGCCTCGCACCCCGGCCACGAGATCGCTGCACGGCAGATGAGCGGGTTCGGCGGGATGCTCTCGCTCGGTCTCTCGGCGGGGCCCGCGGCCGCTCGGGCGTTCGCCGAGTCGACCTCGGTGTTCCAGCTCGCCGAGTCTCTCGGCGGGGTGGAGTCGCTGATCGGCTACCCGCCGGAGATGACCCACGCCTCGGTGCGCGGGACCGCGCTGGCCGTGCCGGAGAACATCGTGCGGCTGTCGGTGGGCATCGAGGATGTCGCCGACCTCATCGCCGATCTCGAAGAGGGTCTGGCCCGCATCGCGGCATCCTGA
- a CDS encoding multidrug effflux MFS transporter, with product MRAITGTIRTSTPTGAIRTLGVDPATAPIVLHPGDAISTPRRVLYIIVLGALTALGPFTIDLYLPAFPQLEADFATSAAMIQLTLTGTMIGFALGQLVVGPLSDKVGRRVPLIVVTALHVLASIAAAIAPDLLLLGVARVVMGIGAAAGGVVAMAIVRDLFGGKRLVVMLSRLALVSGVAPVVAPIAGSALLVVMPWRGIFVVLAAYGLVMLVAVSTLIPETLPRARRQERGSSTMLQRYRSVFSDRVFVGVLIIGGMTFSGLFSYLSASPFLFQQTHGLDPQQYGLLFAANSLGVVGGVQAASRLAARFGPQWVMAFSTGMLLFAGTTIIVCDQVGAGFWGTVIPLWLFMTACGFTFPCVQVLALDRHGNAAGTAASVLGACNFGVAAIISPVVGLISVGSGITATTMATVMAGCAVVAILSLWLIVRPRSVAMLAP from the coding sequence ATCCGGGCCATCACCGGAACCATCCGCACCTCCACGCCCACCGGGGCCATCCGCACCCTGGGCGTGGATCCGGCGACGGCTCCGATTGTCCTGCACCCGGGAGATGCCATCTCCACCCCGCGGCGGGTGCTGTACATCATCGTGCTGGGGGCGCTCACCGCGCTCGGACCGTTCACGATCGACCTGTATCTGCCGGCCTTCCCTCAGCTCGAGGCAGACTTCGCGACCTCGGCGGCGATGATCCAGCTCACCCTGACCGGTACGATGATCGGCTTCGCGCTCGGCCAGCTGGTGGTGGGGCCGCTCAGCGACAAGGTGGGGCGCCGGGTTCCGCTGATCGTCGTGACCGCGTTGCACGTGCTCGCGAGCATCGCCGCGGCGATTGCGCCCGATCTGCTCCTGCTCGGCGTCGCGCGCGTGGTGATGGGGATCGGAGCTGCGGCGGGCGGCGTCGTGGCGATGGCGATCGTGCGGGATCTGTTCGGCGGCAAGCGGCTGGTCGTCATGCTCTCGCGCCTTGCGCTGGTCTCGGGCGTGGCGCCGGTCGTCGCCCCGATCGCGGGCTCCGCTCTGCTGGTGGTCATGCCCTGGCGGGGTATCTTCGTCGTGCTCGCCGCCTACGGCCTGGTGATGCTCGTCGCGGTATCCACGCTGATCCCCGAGACCCTGCCGAGGGCGCGTCGACAGGAACGCGGATCGAGCACCATGCTGCAGCGCTATCGCAGCGTCTTCTCCGACCGGGTGTTCGTGGGTGTGCTCATCATCGGCGGCATGACCTTCTCGGGCCTGTTCTCGTACCTGTCGGCGTCGCCGTTCCTGTTTCAGCAGACGCACGGACTGGATCCGCAGCAGTACGGTCTGCTGTTCGCGGCGAACTCCCTCGGCGTGGTCGGCGGTGTGCAGGCCGCGTCGCGTCTGGCTGCGCGCTTCGGACCGCAGTGGGTGATGGCCTTCTCCACGGGGATGCTGCTGTTCGCCGGGACCACGATCATCGTCTGCGACCAGGTCGGCGCGGGCTTCTGGGGAACGGTCATCCCGCTGTGGCTGTTCATGACGGCCTGCGGCTTCACCTTCCCGTGCGTGCAGGTGCTGGCGCTGGACCGGCACGGCAATGCCGCCGGAACCGCGGCATCCGTTCTCGGGGCGTGCAACTTCGGTGTCGCGGCGATCATCTCTCCCGTGGTGGGACTGATATCCGTGGGCTCGGGGATCACGGCGACCACGATGGCGACCGTCATGGCCGGCTGTGCGGTGGTGGCGATCCTGTCGCTGTGGCTGATCGTGCGCCCTCGCTCGGTCGCGATGCTCGCACCCTGA
- a CDS encoding cupin domain-containing protein: protein MSFATSHLLLAASGADLVAAHPVEEGRVRPHRTLDGDGFKIRTLVMDAGALLREHRAPVPILVQVVSGRILFRVDGVEYDMTAGGSIQVEASVPHELEAIDAAHVLLTLMG, encoded by the coding sequence ATGAGCTTCGCAACCTCCCACCTCCTGCTCGCCGCCTCCGGCGCCGACCTCGTCGCCGCCCATCCTGTGGAGGAGGGTCGAGTCCGCCCGCACCGGACCCTGGATGGCGACGGATTCAAGATCAGGACGCTGGTGATGGATGCCGGAGCGCTGCTGCGCGAGCATCGGGCGCCGGTGCCGATCCTGGTGCAGGTCGTGTCGGGGCGGATCCTGTTCCGAGTCGACGGCGTCGAGTACGATATGACGGCGGGCGGATCGATCCAGGTCGAGGCATCCGTCCCGCACGAGCTCGAGGCGATCGATGCCGCACACGTGCTGCTCACTCTGATGGGCTGA
- a CDS encoding ISL3 family transposase, with product MLHPTSGCASARSATDPCSRCDVLLGLPDVHVERVDRRDGLLVVTVSTPAAPTGCPSCGVVATGRGRRRRVLHDVPATTRVRIVWRQRVWRCDEVGCARRTFVEQLPGLVARRGSITTRAVGWAIGQLRREHATVHGIARQLGTSWKTVWRAVEPELERLAADESRFENVTTLGVDEHIWHHVDPRKSGPKELTGMVDLSRDSTGKTRARLLDLVPGRSGKAYASWLAERGEAFRRNVKVAALDPFAGYKTAIDDKLEDATAVLDAFHVVKLGTAAVDEVRRRVQQDTLGHRGRKGDPLYGIQTILRAGAENLTEKQRTRLAAAIEADPAHDEVFVAWQCAQQLRSAYHQKDLAEGRRIAQKVVESFHTCPIPEIARLGRTLRHWRAAFLAYFTTGRSSNGGTEAVNGIIELHRRLARGFRNRDNYRLRMLLAAGGLTP from the coding sequence GTGCTTCACCCTACTTCGGGGTGCGCTTCTGCGCGCTCTGCGACTGATCCGTGTTCCCGCTGCGACGTTCTGCTGGGTCTTCCTGATGTCCATGTCGAGCGCGTCGACCGTCGCGACGGGCTGCTGGTGGTGACGGTCTCGACGCCAGCGGCACCGACCGGCTGTCCCTCGTGTGGGGTCGTCGCGACCGGTCGTGGCCGCCGCCGACGGGTGCTTCATGATGTGCCCGCGACGACGCGGGTGCGGATTGTGTGGCGGCAGCGGGTCTGGCGGTGCGATGAGGTGGGATGCGCGCGGCGGACGTTCGTGGAGCAACTCCCGGGCCTGGTCGCCCGGCGCGGGTCGATCACCACGCGCGCCGTCGGCTGGGCGATCGGGCAGTTGCGCCGCGAGCACGCCACCGTGCACGGTATCGCCCGTCAGCTCGGCACGTCGTGGAAGACGGTGTGGCGCGCTGTCGAGCCTGAGTTGGAGCGGCTCGCGGCCGACGAGTCCCGGTTCGAGAACGTCACCACGCTCGGTGTCGATGAGCACATCTGGCATCACGTCGACCCCCGCAAGAGCGGTCCGAAGGAGCTGACCGGGATGGTCGATCTGAGCCGCGACAGCACCGGAAAGACGCGGGCCAGGCTGCTTGACCTGGTGCCTGGCCGCTCCGGGAAGGCCTACGCGTCCTGGCTCGCCGAACGCGGCGAAGCGTTCCGGAGGAACGTGAAGGTCGCCGCTCTTGACCCGTTCGCCGGCTACAAGACCGCGATCGACGACAAGCTCGAAGACGCCACGGCCGTGCTGGACGCGTTCCACGTCGTCAAGCTCGGCACCGCCGCCGTCGACGAGGTCCGCCGCCGGGTTCAGCAGGACACCCTCGGGCATCGCGGTCGTAAGGGCGACCCGCTCTACGGGATCCAGACCATCCTCCGCGCCGGCGCCGAGAACCTCACCGAGAAGCAGCGGACCAGACTCGCGGCAGCGATCGAGGCCGACCCCGCGCACGACGAGGTGTTCGTCGCGTGGCAGTGCGCCCAGCAACTGCGTTCCGCCTACCACCAGAAGGACCTCGCCGAGGGGCGACGGATCGCGCAGAAGGTCGTCGAGTCGTTCCACACCTGCCCGATCCCCGAGATCGCCCGCCTCGGCCGCACCCTCCGCCACTGGCGAGCCGCGTTCCTGGCGTACTTCACGACCGGACGATCATCGAACGGCGGAACTGAGGCCGTGAACGGGATCATCGAGCTGCACCGCCGCCTCGCCCGCGGCTTCCGCAACCGCGACAACTACCGGCTCCGCATGCTCCTCGCCGCCGGCGGCCTCACCCCATGA
- a CDS encoding GNAT family N-acetyltransferase, with protein sequence MTRSRMLICGGALLAAALVLGWGVVLLPGGVANTVDQGWHDLMVGIRQPWMLETSYALNVIGGGWVATVVVPVLLLGTLVAMRRPRDAVYAAATLLVSVGFVQLLKELFGRARPDDLLVASDFGSFPSGHTANAATVALVVFLVFPRRWVGAAGVVWTVAMALSRTILSVHWLTDTVAGMLIGGAASLIVAAALGRWVRLGRAGQGATSLGWAGSAAAAPAWKESPVSSIRPYRPSDRDALYEVCVRTADAGGDATGLFDDDRLWGDIFAVPYAQRHPDLTWVVESADGRTIGYIVSTDDTETFETWFRDEWWPGVAARYPLSGEPEPTRQDGMIGYASGRGPGRERHAAEYPAHLHIDLLPETQGQGLGRRLIETLFAELRSRGVPGLHLGMNPANAGAGAFYERIGMYRLESGPETTMYGIRFD encoded by the coding sequence ATGACCCGATCCCGGATGCTGATCTGCGGCGGCGCACTGCTGGCAGCCGCGCTCGTGCTGGGCTGGGGCGTGGTGCTGCTCCCGGGCGGAGTGGCGAACACGGTCGACCAGGGCTGGCACGACCTGATGGTCGGCATCCGTCAGCCGTGGATGCTGGAGACCTCGTACGCCCTGAACGTCATCGGCGGAGGCTGGGTGGCGACCGTGGTGGTGCCGGTGCTGCTGCTCGGGACGCTGGTGGCGATGCGTCGTCCACGCGACGCGGTGTACGCCGCGGCCACGCTGCTGGTGAGTGTCGGGTTCGTGCAGCTGCTCAAGGAGCTGTTCGGTCGCGCACGACCGGACGACCTGTTGGTCGCCTCGGATTTCGGTTCATTCCCCTCCGGGCATACGGCGAATGCCGCGACAGTCGCCCTGGTGGTGTTCCTCGTCTTCCCGCGCCGGTGGGTGGGCGCGGCGGGTGTCGTGTGGACCGTCGCGATGGCGCTGTCCCGCACGATTCTCAGCGTGCACTGGCTGACGGACACCGTCGCCGGGATGCTGATCGGCGGTGCTGCCTCGCTGATCGTCGCCGCCGCGCTCGGTCGCTGGGTGCGGCTGGGCCGGGCAGGTCAGGGTGCGACGTCGCTAGGCTGGGCAGGGTCCGCCGCCGCGGCGCCGGCCTGGAAGGAGTCGCCTGTGTCGAGCATCCGCCCCTATCGCCCGTCGGATCGCGACGCGCTGTACGAGGTGTGCGTGAGGACAGCGGATGCCGGTGGTGACGCGACCGGGCTGTTCGACGACGATCGGCTGTGGGGCGACATCTTCGCCGTGCCCTATGCGCAGCGGCATCCGGATCTGACCTGGGTGGTCGAATCGGCGGACGGTCGCACCATCGGCTACATCGTGTCGACGGACGACACCGAGACCTTCGAGACGTGGTTCCGGGATGAGTGGTGGCCGGGCGTCGCGGCACGCTACCCGCTGTCGGGCGAGCCGGAGCCGACGCGCCAGGACGGCATGATCGGCTACGCGAGCGGTCGTGGTCCCGGGCGCGAGCGGCATGCGGCGGAGTATCCGGCGCACCTGCACATCGATCTGCTTCCCGAGACCCAGGGGCAAGGGCTCGGGCGGCGCCTCATCGAGACGCTGTTCGCGGAGCTGCGGAGCCGGGGCGTGCCGGGTCTGCACCTGGGGATGAACCCTGCCAACGCCGGCGCCGGAGCCTTCTATGAGCGCATCGGCATGTACCGGCTGGAGTCCGGACCGGAGACGACGATGTACGGCATCCGTTTCGACTGA